CCGATGTGGTCGGCTACAGCCGTCTGATGGGCGCGGATGAGCAGGGCACATTCGAAAGAATTCGCGCGCATCGCAAGGAACTGTTTGAGCCAGAAATCACGAGGCATCACGGGCGCATCTTCAAACTCATGGGCGATGGACTCCTCGCGGAGTTTGGCAGCGTCGTGGATGCGGTAAGTTGCGCGGTAGAGCTGCAGCGGTCCATGCTCAAGCGCAACAGCGATGTTTCGGATGAGCAACGCATCGATGTGCGCATCGGGATTAATCTGGGTGATGTGATCGTTGAGGACGGTGATCGCCACGGCGATACCATCAATCTGGCTGCACGTCTTGAACAGGTGGCCCGCCCCAATGGCATCTGCATCTCCGAGAAAGTAAGAATTGAAATCAAGGGCAAGATCGACATTCAGTTCGAGAATGGCGGGGAACAGCGACTAAAAAACATCGCGCAGGCGACCACGGTTTTCCATTGGCGGCCGGAGGGAGCGCCACCATTGGTGACCGCAAGTGCAGACGCGGAAGGGATCGGGAAGCCTGCCGGAGCAAAACCTTCACTGGCGCTGTCCCCGCTTGATGTATTAGGCGGCGACCCGCGAGTCGTGCCCCTGGCCGCAGGTCTGAACGAGGCAGTGGCGTCATCGCTTGCCAATCTTACTGGCATATCGCTGGTCACCGAAGCCAATGAGGCCAACTATCATGCTATTGGCAGCGTTCAGACCTCAGGCTCTCGGTTTCGAGTCATCATGAAGATTCTCGACCAACGGTCGAAAAAGCAGTTTTGGTCCGAGCGCTTCGATGGAGATATGGCGTCCACATTCGACGCCTTGGATGATCTGGCTTTTCGTATCTGCTCGGCCTTGCGATACGAGGTCTATGAACGAGAGACGGAACGCTCCCGCCTGCGCTCGCTTGAAGAGCAGACCAACGAGGAACTCATGGGTCAGGCGGGTCATATATTGTTGAATTCGAGACGGGCTGATTACGAGCGATCCGTCACGCTTATCGATCTCGTGGTAAAGAGAGACCCGAACAACTTCATGGCGCTCGCGATCCGGGCGTGGGGAGCAATGGTCGAGGTGGTTTGTGGGTATCGGGAGGTGTCGCCAGCAGA
This genomic interval from Bradyrhizobium sp. CB82 contains the following:
- a CDS encoding adenylate/guanylate cyclase domain-containing protein, which produces MSSERIERHLAAILAADVVGYSRLMGADEQGTFERIRAHRKELFEPEITRHHGRIFKLMGDGLLAEFGSVVDAVSCAVELQRSMLKRNSDVSDEQRIDVRIGINLGDVIVEDGDRHGDTINLAARLEQVARPNGICISEKVRIEIKGKIDIQFENGGEQRLKNIAQATTVFHWRPEGAPPLVTASADAEGIGKPAGAKPSLALSPLDVLGGDPRVVPLAAGLNEAVASSLANLTGISLVTEANEANYHAIGSVQTSGSRFRVIMKILDQRSKKQFWSERFDGDMASTFDALDDLAFRICSALRYEVYERETERSRLRSLEEQTNEELMGQAGHILLNSRRADYERSVTLIDLVVKRDPNNFMALAIRAWGAMVEVVCGYREVSPADATIALQFARKATELNGRSDFAQLIYGLNLLYLKRDLHAAVRQAKRCLELNPNYALAIDLLGMTRMYAGDAEAGLRECKRALEANPRFPANNWFMDNMAIGNFLREDYLAAIEWARRSDQIHGDIPRCLLLLISCYTHAGAVADAGREAERLMQACPDFRMRDLRRWPFLREQDWARFADGLMKARLCQ